TTTTTAATCTGTCGAGCCAATTTAGTGTCATCTAAGGGACTTACATTTGTAATGACGGATACGGCCAGTTCCTTCTTGGGTAATTGTACAAAAATGTCAGGATACTCCTTCCAGTCAGTTTTTTCCCTGTATCCAACATTAACGAACATATCTTTATTTATTTTTGCTTTCATTATTAATTCGTCTAAGATGATGTCTGTGAGAACTTTGTGAAATTTAGATTCCCTTTCAATCTGCTTCGTGTATTTTTTCTCTGCATGATCGACAATCCTAGATTTTTCACATGCTTCTAAGTGTTGATGAGAGAAATAAAGACCTTTTTCCTCTCCATATTTTACAATCAACTTAGCTTGGCAATAAGGACACTGATAGATTTCCTTTTTTGCAAGCTTTTTGAAATTGGTTACTTCTTCAACTGGTGCAGAATAAGGCAGTTTAATAAGTTCATTATCAATTACATGCAAAGCTTCTCGCATTCTTTCACCCCGTGGTAATCTTTCACTCTATTATTATATAAAGTGGTTTATATGTAAATAATTACAAAGTGGTTAAAGGTAATCCTTTGTAAGGATAAATTTGATAGGATATAAAAATTGATAAAGAAAACAATTAACAATTATAAATAAAGTCAAGGAAAATATCCGTCAAAAAGAGTATATGAATTCACTGGGACAGATCTGCTGCTTCAGAAGCAAAACATTTCCCCGTGCTTATCCATTAATTTACGAAAACCTGTAGTATTTTTTACCTACCTCATTCATAAGCATTACTTAAGGGGGGACAGTAAATGTTCAATAGAATAAAAAAGATAAAGGAAAAAAATACAAATCACCAGTTAAATAATAAACTTAATAAAATAAATGAAATGAAGAATAAAAAAGATTTTGATAGCATCATGGAGTTTGCTAATTCTGTCTTAGAGCAGACAAAGAAGCTAGAAAACAAAAGTGGTCCGTTATGCAAAGAGTTAGAACATCCATTAATTGATGTCGTTAGATTAGTTGGGAGAAGAATTCAAACCAAGTATTTAACTAATTTGCTCTTTGAAAAAAATGAATCAGAATTACCTAGTTTATTTCCAGAAGAGGTCCTTTTCAATCAAGAATTGATGCTTGCACTGGATGGGGAAAAATTTAAGGATGTAATAATAGAGTTAAAAGAAGAAAAAACAGTTTTGTTAAGTCATGATTTAGTATTACCTTGGCCTTGGAAGACATCGAGACTTGTTAATTGTATTGCTAGAATTGGTAAAGGTAGATTAGATGGAGCGTGGCAGCAAGACTACAATCATAGTGTAGACTTATGGTTGCCAATGGGTATCGTTTGGGTTCATGGAGGAAATCACTCAATATCGACTGGGATACTTCAAGGGAAAGGTAGTATTACGCCAGAATATATTTATGATATAAGTGCTGTTTATGATTATGTGGATTGCGATGGGGTCAATTATTATCGAAAAGAGGATGGATTTATATTATCCCAAGTGAAAAATGCTGATATTGCAGCAATCTTTGAAATAGGTCGATTGATGAAGGAAAACTCTATAAGCTATTAGAACAATTCATCAGGTTAGCGTAAAGCACGGGGACGGTTCAAATGCTTGGAAAGCATGAGAAAGATAAATTCAAAACAACCTTTAAAGATTGGGATCGATAGAATAAGCAATGGAAAGATGGTAGGTACCTTTCCAAAGAAAATGCAGTAGGCGTTGATCGGTATGGAAGAAAAGACTTCTATGTGTATGCTGTCACTGAAAAAGGCGGGGGACTTGTAACTTCTTTTCCAAGATATAAGTTTAGGTATGATGATTACCACCAATTCGTACAGTACGACTATTTGTGAATAATTTAAAAGAGGCATACTATTATAGTATGCCTATAATCCATTAAAATTTTGGAGGAAATATGAATTCTATTAAAGCAAGACTCTTATATAATGTAAAAGACTATGTGAAGGATTGTGATGATTTTACATTTTGTGTTGATTATCATGGGAATCCCATACTGTTATTAGAAAAAAAGGTTAATGGTAAATTTAAACATGAA
The Metabacillus sp. FJAT-52054 genome window above contains:
- a CDS encoding DUF6710 family protein; this translates as MFNRIKKIKEKNTNHQLNNKLNKINEMKNKKDFDSIMEFANSVLEQTKKLENKSGPLCKELEHPLIDVVRLVGRRIQTKYLTNLLFEKNESELPSLFPEEVLFNQELMLALDGEKFKDVIIELKEEKTVLLSHDLVLPWPWKTSRLVNCIARIGKGRLDGAWQQDYNHSVDLWLPMGIVWVHGGNHSISTGILQGKGSITPEYIYDISAVYDYVDCDGVNYYRKEDGFILSQVKNADIAAIFEIGRLMKENSISY